A genomic region of Candidatus Marimicrobium litorale contains the following coding sequences:
- a CDS encoding DUF6116 family protein, which yields MLGKFARGGAAGIFLRWASSLRFPYLLLLTSALFVLNLFVPDVIPLVDEIIMGLIAVVLASLRKKGPKKLTR from the coding sequence GTGTTGGGAAAATTTGCTCGCGGCGGCGCGGCCGGAATATTTTTACGCTGGGCGTCAAGCCTGCGGTTTCCCTATTTGCTGTTGCTAACATCAGCATTATTCGTTTTGAACCTTTTTGTGCCTGATGTAATACCGCTTGTCGATGAAATTATTATGGGGCTGATCGCGGTTGTGCTAGCGAGTCTGCGGAAAAAAGGCCCGAAGAAGCTCACGAGGTGA
- the dbpA gene encoding ATP-dependent RNA helicase DbpA, whose translation MDDTAFSSLPLAPALIANLKSMGYAEMTAIQAAALPRALAGVDLIGQAKTGSGKTAAFALPALTKLNPRDFGVQTLVLCPTRELANQVSSEMRRLARYQQNIKVVTLCGGQSIGPQIGSLEHGAHVIVGTPGRIKDHLRKKTLSLARVNTLVLDEADRMLEMGFVDDMETIIAATPRSRQTLLFSATFPDNIQLLSERFQNSPERISVAVLHDKQQITQRFYICERSQRLVALEKVLIHLQPAAVVVFCNTKQLVRDVCDFLNRDGVRAFALHGDMEQRDRERVLIQFKQLSCLILVATDVAARGLDIEDLPAVINFELPRDSEVYVHRIGRTGRSGKLGTAISLITDAEMFKLKGIGEHLENTPKIEAIEHVPDDDKGLPVPAYVTLLIQGGRRDKLRPGDILGALTGDGGIKGDSVGKITVTDNTSYVAIERTQQDKALKSLREGKIKGRKFKVRRS comes from the coding sequence GTGGACGATACAGCCTTTTCCAGCCTGCCACTGGCACCCGCTTTAATAGCTAATCTGAAAAGTATGGGTTATGCAGAAATGACGGCAATTCAGGCCGCTGCGCTGCCGCGAGCCTTGGCCGGAGTCGACCTGATTGGTCAGGCCAAGACCGGTAGCGGCAAGACGGCGGCTTTTGCCCTGCCTGCGCTCACCAAACTCAATCCACGGGATTTCGGCGTGCAAACTCTCGTGCTGTGTCCCACGCGAGAGCTGGCAAACCAGGTCTCCAGTGAGATGCGTCGATTGGCTCGCTATCAGCAAAATATAAAGGTGGTGACACTCTGCGGCGGTCAGTCAATCGGTCCTCAAATCGGATCGCTTGAGCACGGCGCTCACGTAATTGTGGGCACGCCGGGGCGAATAAAGGATCATCTTCGTAAAAAAACGCTGTCATTGGCCCGGGTGAATACACTGGTTCTCGATGAGGCTGATCGCATGCTTGAAATGGGCTTTGTCGACGATATGGAAACAATTATTGCCGCGACCCCAAGATCGCGCCAGACCCTGCTTTTTTCAGCGACCTTCCCGGACAACATACAGCTACTAAGCGAACGTTTCCAAAATTCTCCAGAACGTATCAGTGTTGCAGTATTGCATGATAAACAGCAGATCACTCAGCGATTTTATATATGTGAAAGAAGTCAGCGGTTGGTTGCACTGGAAAAGGTACTGATTCATTTGCAGCCCGCAGCGGTCGTAGTATTTTGCAACACGAAGCAGCTTGTTCGTGACGTATGTGATTTCCTGAATCGGGACGGTGTTCGTGCCTTTGCGCTTCATGGTGATATGGAGCAACGCGATCGAGAGCGGGTGCTTATCCAGTTTAAGCAGCTAAGCTGTTTAATACTGGTGGCCACTGACGTAGCCGCACGCGGCCTTGATATTGAAGACCTGCCTGCGGTAATTAATTTCGAGTTGCCGCGCGATTCTGAGGTGTATGTCCATCGTATTGGACGCACAGGTCGTTCGGGGAAATTAGGTACCGCTATCAGTCTTATTACCGATGCAGAAATGTTTAAACTGAAGGGTATAGGAGAGCATCTTGAAAATACGCCGAAAATCGAAGCTATCGAGCATGTTCCCGATGACGATAAAGGACTCCCAGTCCCAGCATATGTCACCCTCCTTATTCAGGGCGGCCGCAGGGACAAGCTTCGGCCGGGCGATATTCTCGGTGCGCTGACCGGTGATGGAGGGATAAAGGGCGATTCGGTTGGAAAAATCACCGTAACAGACAACACAAGCTACGTCGCTATCGAGCGCACGCAGCAAGATAAGGCGTTAAAAAGCCTGCGAGAAGGAAAAATCAAGGGACGCAAATTCAAGGTGCGCAGGTCTTAG